In bacterium, one genomic interval encodes:
- a CDS encoding M28 family peptidase, whose protein sequence is MPKILICVVVLNLTGCGFFITPRSSDQASIREENLVAHLTYLASDELEGREAGTRGEKLAAGYIASQLRQNGVKPFALARTADGRDSLSYFQEFSSTKIAIGKHSSVIFYDSASGNSYTMPYAETFSNFHEYVDNCNTSAPLVFAGFGITAPEYGYDDYAGLDVRGKVVLVLDGEPTSDDDQFFDGKIVSSYSSALFYKRHRAKELGAAVLFVLSYQALLEKWDDYVDFFGSSRMIFDPSVLPKSEGERVPFYYCHMAFAKRALASAETNFEQIQSKAQSGAMVPRFTVKNIRCDVRVERTVTEVKAMNIIGKIEGHDPVLKNEYVAIGAHFDHLGVNASAAIFNGADDDGSGTAAVLETVRSVFVSQQNKRSVLVVFHGAEEKGLIGSKYLTDPATVNAWAWKDVTAQINMDMVGRESVDSIYVIGSGRLSSQLKSTNESINRGTGYFHFDYTFDRDDDPNQYYYRSDHYNYAKLGIPIVFFFDGMTSDYHKPSDDVAKINFKKLYKITDHTRRLLMNLTNRPERLVVDKR, encoded by the coding sequence ATGCCGAAAATATTGATTTGCGTAGTCGTCCTGAACCTAACCGGTTGTGGTTTTTTTATCACGCCCCGCTCTTCAGACCAGGCATCCATTCGCGAGGAAAATTTAGTGGCTCATTTGACGTATCTTGCATCGGACGAATTAGAAGGACGGGAGGCGGGTACACGCGGAGAAAAATTAGCTGCCGGTTATATCGCCTCACAGTTAAGACAAAACGGTGTTAAACCTTTTGCGCTCGCCCGAACGGCGGACGGCCGAGACAGTCTGTCGTATTTTCAGGAATTTTCTTCGACCAAAATTGCGATCGGCAAACATTCATCCGTGATTTTTTATGACAGCGCAAGCGGGAATTCGTACACCATGCCTTATGCCGAAACATTTAGTAATTTTCATGAATATGTAGATAATTGTAATACTTCTGCACCGCTCGTTTTTGCCGGGTTTGGTATCACGGCGCCGGAATACGGATACGATGATTATGCAGGTCTGGATGTACGCGGTAAAGTCGTATTAGTGCTTGATGGTGAACCGACATCGGATGATGATCAGTTTTTCGACGGGAAAATAGTAAGTTCGTATAGTAGCGCTTTATTTTATAAGAGGCATCGGGCAAAGGAATTGGGTGCGGCTGTGTTGTTTGTGTTATCATACCAAGCGCTTTTGGAAAAATGGGATGACTATGTGGATTTCTTCGGATCCAGCCGCATGATTTTTGATCCATCGGTTTTACCAAAATCGGAGGGCGAACGGGTTCCTTTTTATTATTGCCATATGGCATTTGCCAAACGTGCATTGGCATCCGCTGAGACGAATTTTGAACAAATTCAATCTAAGGCGCAGTCGGGTGCGATGGTGCCGCGGTTTACTGTGAAAAATATACGTTGCGATGTACGTGTCGAACGCACGGTTACAGAAGTGAAAGCGATGAATATTATCGGTAAAATCGAAGGCCATGATCCGGTATTGAAAAATGAATATGTGGCTATCGGGGCACATTTCGATCATTTGGGAGTCAATGCGTCGGCCGCCATATTTAATGGGGCGGATGATGACGGTTCCGGCACGGCCGCAGTTTTGGAAACGGTTCGTTCGGTATTTGTTTCACAACAAAATAAACGTTCGGTATTAGTTGTATTTCACGGAGCGGAAGAAAAAGGGCTGATTGGTTCAAAGTATCTGACCGATCCGGCCACCGTCAACGCGTGGGCATGGAAAGACGTCACTGCACAAATTAATATGGATATGGTAGGAAGGGAAAGTGTAGATAGTATTTATGTGATCGGCTCGGGCCGCCTTAGTTCACAACTCAAATCAACCAATGAATCCATTAATCGCGGAACGGGCTACTTTCATTTTGATTACACATTTGATCGCGACGATGATCCTAATCAATATTACTACCGAAGCGATCACTATAATTATGCCAAATTAGGTATTCCCATCGTTTTTTTCTTTGACGGCATGACGTCCGATTATCACAAACCCAGCGATGATGTTGCTAAGATCAATTTCAAAAAATTATACAAAATCACCGATCATACGCGCCGGCTATTGATGAATCTGACCAATAGGCCGGAGCGACTTGTCGTGGATAAACGCTAA
- a CDS encoding sigma-70 family RNA polymerase sigma factor translates to MFLRRKEINIDEFLRPGSRGHGYVVNFHRKYFDVFRGTDLENQDAFINEVYIGLSSIREESIREKADHYLMKAVYFRCWRLFEDSKVYKQSEVPASRAQRDNEDDDAVTRAPSTTPLPDSPLLAQDLLEHIHRFRMTLNSREIVILNGLIDELTVAEIARKAGITINYAGVLIHRVREALHVYLEVIGYFKKNKKKL, encoded by the coding sequence ATGTTTCTCCGTCGTAAGGAAATAAATATAGACGAATTTCTGCGCCCCGGATCGCGCGGGCACGGCTATGTTGTTAATTTTCATCGTAAATACTTCGATGTGTTCCGCGGTACAGATTTGGAAAATCAGGACGCATTCATCAATGAGGTATATATCGGGTTATCGTCTATTCGCGAAGAGAGCATTCGCGAAAAAGCCGATCATTATCTGATGAAAGCCGTTTATTTTCGTTGCTGGCGTTTATTTGAAGATAGTAAAGTATACAAACAGTCCGAAGTACCGGCGAGCCGTGCGCAACGCGACAATGAAGATGATGATGCCGTAACGCGTGCGCCCTCGACGACCCCGCTACCTGATTCACCTCTTTTAGCTCAAGATTTGCTTGAACATATCCATCGTTTTCGTATGACATTGAATTCGCGAGAGATCGTGATACTCAATGGGCTGATTGATGAACTGACTGTTGCTGAAATTGCTCGAAAAGCCGGAATCACAATAAATTATGCAGGCGTACTGATACACAGAGTACGTGAAGCGTTACATGTTTATTTAGAAGTTATCGGGTATTTCAAAAAAAATAAAAAAAAGTTGTAA
- a CDS encoding CHAT domain-containing protein, which yields MNKLPLLFLSWSILFLHCPTDYSFSQTLKDTLQAQRDYTTAQQFLKVLKYDSALIYLNQSYEAYKSHQCWERIADIASEIIETHRTVARYDLALTKGYMALEQIKQNLGSDNLSYAKVLSAITITLWSKGDLDSSLEANRSVLQIRIAKLGYDHFDVAAIYNMIGIIYSDKSKFDSALFYSKEALRIRISTSGPFHNSVASSYINIGVIYRRLGDYTSAEEYYKKALTIRIKTLGDEHPRTALIYDNLGICYDIMGDVEKSADYHAKALSSRIRAFGTNHPDVAGSYVDLAILNYNRQNYRSALDYQSRALQVRQNIFGINSIAAAASLGNIGNIYRELGDNDSALFYYDSAFAVNKKKYKIHGEVAKNMTYLAIIHGKRKEFFLSDSLFSAAIEMANKAFGSKNPEIAEMWMHRAEIAEQNNNVEVALRYTQNALITQLPAFSDSSISENPPLQLIRPETGTIVILAQKARLLKKQYDRTKKLLYLEESYNVYNLTASWIDILRQGYRLEGSKIFLGSKAKIIYESALKTISEAYYITSDNKWIDRAFVMSQRSKAGTLREALHELQVRNFATISDSILRLERELKTQIAFYETKYTPSPQSSKFNNSDEQSYTAKILFDLKSRYETLQQSIEKTNPAYYQLKYDITVPNISDIQNHLKIRPGVVLDYFVGDSLIMIIRLTDKTKTMIAQSKDSTFEYTIRHIRQGLTDLDISSYERYSIAFYNQWVKPSLESIAIGTPLIIIPDGMLYYLPFETLLMKAKLTEGDKQNTRARYLSEDYSIQYLMSADMLLSSHSTIAPNSFYGIAPVFDDSVTSGDIQSYKFYDSTKTSSRQIQQKGEGFPTLPYSIQEVKQIKSLFSQRKLDSKIIVHRAATKKQVLNDTLIHYGYIHVASHGFINEVNPKLSGIALYSDDSVDVKEDILYAGEIYNLRLKAHLVTLSACKTALGKIEKGEGVIGLTRGFIYAGARHVLVSLWPVDDRLTAEFMTEFYRNVFTEKNLSLALQKTQKRWIAQQHTSYPGDWGAFVLIGY from the coding sequence ATGAATAAGCTACCATTATTATTTCTATCATGGTCAATATTGTTTTTACATTGTCCTACAGACTATTCGTTTTCACAAACCCTTAAAGATACGCTTCAGGCTCAACGCGACTACACTACAGCACAACAGTTTTTGAAAGTTCTGAAATATGACAGTGCTCTCATTTACTTAAACCAATCTTATGAGGCATATAAATCACATCAATGTTGGGAGCGTATTGCCGACATCGCTTCAGAAATAATTGAAACACACCGCACAGTGGCCAGATATGATTTAGCTCTCACAAAAGGCTATATGGCTTTAGAGCAAATTAAACAAAACCTAGGCTCAGATAACTTGTCGTACGCCAAAGTTTTGAGTGCTATAACTATTACTTTGTGGAGTAAAGGTGATTTAGATTCATCATTAGAGGCAAATCGTTCTGTTTTACAAATTCGCATTGCGAAACTTGGTTATGACCATTTTGATGTTGCCGCTATTTATAATATGATTGGTATTATATACTCCGACAAATCCAAATTTGATAGTGCGTTATTTTACTCTAAAGAGGCGCTGCGAATACGAATATCTACTTCTGGCCCATTTCACAATTCGGTAGCCTCAAGCTATATCAACATTGGTGTCATCTATAGGAGGCTTGGAGATTATACATCGGCAGAAGAGTACTATAAAAAAGCTTTGACCATTCGCATCAAAACACTGGGTGATGAGCATCCACGTACCGCCTTAATATACGACAATCTCGGCATCTGTTATGACATTATGGGAGATGTCGAAAAATCTGCAGATTATCATGCCAAAGCGCTATCGTCTCGTATCCGAGCTTTTGGGACAAATCATCCGGATGTGGCTGGGAGTTATGTAGATTTGGCCATCCTCAACTACAATCGCCAAAACTATCGTTCAGCGCTGGACTATCAGTCAAGAGCATTACAAGTTCGCCAAAATATATTCGGGATAAATTCTATTGCCGCTGCCGCGAGCCTTGGTAATATTGGAAATATTTATCGCGAACTGGGAGATAATGATTCAGCACTATTTTATTATGATTCAGCTTTTGCAGTCAATAAAAAAAAATATAAAATTCACGGCGAAGTCGCTAAAAACATGACTTACCTAGCGATTATCCATGGGAAAAGAAAAGAATTTTTCCTGTCTGACTCACTTTTTTCTGCAGCAATCGAAATGGCAAACAAGGCCTTTGGTTCAAAAAATCCTGAAATAGCTGAGATGTGGATGCATCGCGCTGAAATCGCTGAGCAAAATAACAATGTAGAAGTTGCATTACGTTACACTCAGAATGCTCTCATAACACAATTACCAGCATTTTCTGACTCCTCAATTAGTGAAAATCCTCCTCTGCAATTGATCCGCCCTGAAACCGGTACAATTGTTATCCTCGCTCAAAAAGCACGGCTTCTTAAAAAGCAATACGATCGAACAAAGAAATTGTTGTACTTAGAAGAATCCTATAATGTTTATAACCTTACGGCATCATGGATAGATATTCTCCGTCAAGGTTACCGCCTTGAAGGATCCAAAATCTTTTTAGGTTCCAAAGCCAAAATAATCTATGAATCGGCATTAAAAACTATCTCTGAAGCCTATTATATTACTTCCGACAATAAATGGATTGATCGCGCATTTGTTATGTCACAACGCAGTAAAGCCGGGACATTACGTGAAGCTCTACATGAACTCCAGGTTCGGAATTTTGCTACAATTTCCGATTCGATTCTCCGCTTAGAACGCGAGTTAAAAACTCAAATTGCTTTCTATGAAACAAAATACACACCATCGCCACAGAGCAGTAAATTCAATAATTCAGACGAACAATCATACACAGCTAAAATACTTTTCGACCTAAAAAGCAGATACGAAACTCTGCAGCAGTCGATTGAAAAAACAAACCCTGCTTACTATCAGTTAAAATATGATATCACCGTGCCGAATATTTCAGATATTCAAAATCATCTGAAAATCAGGCCGGGTGTCGTTTTGGATTATTTTGTCGGTGATTCCTTGATTATGATTATCCGATTGACGGATAAAACTAAAACCATGATTGCTCAAAGCAAAGACAGTACCTTTGAATACACTATTAGACATATACGTCAAGGACTTACTGATCTTGATATTTCTTCGTATGAGAGGTATTCAATAGCATTTTATAATCAATGGGTTAAACCTTCGTTGGAATCAATAGCCATAGGAACCCCACTAATTATTATTCCGGACGGCATGTTATATTATTTACCGTTTGAAACATTATTAATGAAAGCAAAGCTTACCGAAGGTGATAAACAAAATACGCGTGCTCGTTATCTATCTGAGGATTATTCGATACAGTATTTAATGTCAGCAGATATGCTATTATCATCCCATTCTACAATCGCACCCAATTCATTCTATGGCATTGCACCGGTATTTGATGACAGCGTAACGAGCGGCGATATTCAATCATATAAATTTTACGACTCAACAAAAACCTCTTCACGACAAATCCAGCAAAAGGGGGAAGGTTTTCCGACTTTACCCTACAGTATTCAAGAGGTAAAACAAATTAAATCGCTCTTTTCCCAAAGAAAATTGGATTCTAAAATCATAGTCCACCGTGCGGCAACAAAAAAACAAGTATTAAATGACACCTTGATCCATTACGGTTATATCCACGTGGCCAGTCACGGTTTTATAAATGAAGTGAATCCGAAATTATCAGGCATTGCTCTTTACTCCGACGACTCGGTTGACGTGAAAGAAGATATATTATATGCCGGAGAAATATACAACCTCCGTCTCAAAGCCCACTTGGTAACACTCAGTGCCTGCAAAACGGCGCTGGGAAAAATCGAAAAAGGCGAAGGGGTGATCGGATTAACACGGGGCTTCATTTACGCCGGAGCAAGACACGTGCTTGTGTCACTCTGGCCGGTAGATGACCGTTTGACGGCCGAATTTATGACAGAGTTTTATCGTAATGTCTTTACTGAAAAAAACCTGAGCCTGGCGCTGCAAAAAACACAAAAACGATGGATAGCACAACAACACACATCCTACCCCGGCGATTGGGGCGCGTTTGTTTTGATCGGTTACTGA
- a CDS encoding alpha/beta fold hydrolase: MPLIEASTYRAPLLLFNGHVQTIFPTLFRKVHDVSFTRERITTPDDDFLDLDWLATHTSTKLAILSHGLEGNTSRTYVRGMAKRFHEEGWNVLAWNYRGCSGESNRLLRSYHSGATEDLEVVIHHGLSRGYTEIVLIGFSLGGNMTLKYLGDKGNQVHPAIRKAVTFSVPVDLKSSALTMESPACRIYMRRFLRMLHEKIKLKSTMFPGQISDTGFSEIKTFRQFDDRYTAPIHGFRDAEDYWSRCSAVTFLDNIAIPTLLVNAQNDPFLGPSCFPIAQIQHHTHITLEMPRDGGHVGFPASSKKGYYWSEERAIAFVKGNA, from the coding sequence ATGCCTTTAATCGAAGCATCAACATACCGGGCGCCATTACTTCTTTTTAACGGCCATGTGCAAACGATTTTTCCGACGTTATTTCGGAAAGTACATGACGTTTCATTTACGCGTGAACGCATAACGACACCGGATGATGATTTTCTGGATTTGGATTGGCTCGCTACGCACACATCAACCAAACTGGCAATCCTATCGCATGGTCTTGAGGGGAATACCTCGCGCACTTACGTGCGCGGCATGGCCAAACGATTTCATGAAGAAGGTTGGAATGTTCTCGCCTGGAATTATCGCGGATGCAGCGGTGAATCGAATCGTTTGCTGCGTTCATACCACAGCGGAGCCACCGAAGACTTAGAAGTCGTCATACATCATGGACTCAGCCGAGGATATACGGAAATTGTATTGATCGGATTTAGTTTGGGTGGAAACATGACCCTCAAATATCTCGGTGACAAGGGAAATCAAGTCCATCCGGCTATCCGTAAAGCGGTCACATTTTCAGTTCCTGTGGACCTCAAGTCATCGGCATTAACAATGGAGTCTCCTGCCTGCCGCATCTACATGCGTCGTTTTTTGCGCATGCTTCATGAAAAAATAAAATTGAAATCAACGATGTTTCCCGGACAAATCAGTGACACAGGATTTTCAGAAATTAAAACATTTCGCCAATTTGATGACCGCTATACGGCACCGATACATGGTTTTCGCGACGCTGAAGATTATTGGTCCCGGTGCAGTGCCGTGACGTTTTTGGATAACATTGCGATACCGACATTACTGGTCAATGCACAAAACGATCCGTTTTTAGGCCCATCGTGTTTTCCGATCGCACAGATACAACACCATACTCACATTACTTTAGAAATGCCTCGGGACGGAGGACATGTCGGTTTTCCTGCATCTTCTAAAAAAGGTTATTATTGGTCGGAAGAGAGGGCTATAGCATTTGTAAAGGGGAACGCATGA
- a CDS encoding S9 family peptidase, whose protein sequence is MKKRLLWIIAAMITAPVYAQTNVTLTPEYLYNGEIKQRTEAPSYFWTSQNTIILYDTRVAWSERSYQMLNPQSGERFTLFDMRTAIAGLQKHISSAPPALPWPEGLDASGSLALFSFEGDVFIFHFKTSQWTRVTATSDEEMAPRLAPDGKKVVYVRHNDLFSYDLVSQKETRITSDGSSTLLNGRLSWVYWEEIYDREELGSFWSDDGSLLAFYKFDESQVDDVVFQDYKPAVPALIHQRYPKTGSVNPIATLHCRNMNTGKTVAVDMTGLTYEYIVRVKWLPDNKRLAMQTMNRSQTELNLYFVDAASGKPTRILSETNSGFVREHNDLYFLKGGSEFIWSSQRSGYTHLYHYQSDGRLIRPVTSGTWSVQMTTLYSKGGVVGIDEKTQTLYYQSLEKSSIERHIYSIRFDGKNKKRLSIKDGTYDATLSPDGRFLMYHHSSADTPPSLTLHKPDGSIKQVIAAADTTYARTLGFVPYRFFTIATRDSFPMPAMMLRPADFDSTKKYPVILHVYGGPSAPQVNHRWPKETIMPHQLWVRDGYIVITVDNRSATGISKILENTVVRMQASDGELRDLEDAVAWIKTRSFVNPERIGIWGRSGGGTFTLLAMTRTSLFKAGVAVAPLTSWHYYDTKYGEATMKTPQENPDGYLKTDLNRYAKNLSGRLLLVHGTYDDNVHPQNTWHFVDELIRADKRFEMMMYPMRKHTFTDTAAKLHLCKTMIEFWKRNL, encoded by the coding sequence GTAACACTCACACCTGAATATCTGTACAACGGTGAAATTAAACAACGCACCGAAGCGCCTTCTTATTTTTGGACTTCGCAGAATACCATTATACTTTACGACACACGCGTCGCATGGTCCGAACGTTCTTATCAAATGTTGAATCCCCAAAGCGGGGAACGCTTTACACTCTTTGATATGCGTACGGCTATCGCGGGTTTACAAAAACATATCTCCTCCGCTCCCCCCGCATTGCCTTGGCCGGAGGGTTTGGATGCATCTGGATCGCTGGCCTTATTTTCTTTTGAAGGCGACGTATTTATCTTTCACTTTAAAACATCACAATGGACGCGCGTAACCGCGACATCGGACGAAGAAATGGCGCCCCGGCTTGCTCCGGACGGAAAAAAAGTCGTTTACGTCCGCCACAATGATTTGTTTAGTTACGATCTTGTTTCGCAAAAAGAAACACGGATCACCTCCGACGGAAGTTCGACATTACTAAACGGTCGTTTGTCCTGGGTTTATTGGGAAGAAATCTACGATCGCGAAGAGCTTGGCAGCTTTTGGTCAGACGACGGTTCGCTACTTGCGTTTTATAAATTTGATGAATCGCAAGTTGACGATGTGGTTTTTCAGGATTATAAACCCGCCGTTCCGGCATTGATACACCAACGTTATCCTAAAACCGGAAGCGTCAATCCTATCGCTACCCTGCACTGCAGAAACATGAATACCGGAAAAACGGTGGCTGTGGATATGACCGGCCTGACGTATGAATACATCGTGCGGGTAAAATGGCTTCCCGACAACAAGCGATTGGCCATGCAGACGATGAACCGTTCGCAAACCGAATTGAATCTTTATTTTGTAGATGCGGCTTCCGGAAAACCTACACGGATACTTTCAGAAACCAACTCCGGATTTGTCCGCGAACACAACGATTTGTATTTTTTAAAAGGTGGCAGCGAATTTATCTGGTCGTCTCAACGCAGCGGATACACGCATCTGTATCATTATCAAAGTGACGGGCGCTTGATACGTCCCGTTACGTCTGGAACATGGTCTGTACAAATGACAACGCTGTACAGCAAAGGCGGTGTGGTCGGTATAGATGAAAAAACGCAGACCTTATATTATCAGTCACTGGAAAAATCTTCGATTGAACGCCACATTTACAGCATTCGTTTTGACGGAAAAAATAAAAAAAGACTTTCGATCAAAGATGGTACGTATGATGCGACACTAAGTCCGGACGGACGGTTTCTAATGTACCATCATTCATCCGCCGATACACCACCTTCCCTTACGTTGCACAAACCGGACGGCTCCATCAAACAAGTGATCGCCGCGGCGGATACAACGTATGCGCGTACTTTGGGATTCGTACCATACCGTTTTTTTACGATCGCCACGCGTGACAGTTTTCCGATGCCCGCAATGATGCTGCGTCCTGCCGATTTTGATTCGACCAAAAAATACCCCGTCATTCTCCATGTGTACGGTGGCCCGAGCGCACCGCAAGTCAATCACCGTTGGCCGAAAGAAACCATCATGCCGCATCAGTTATGGGTGCGCGACGGATATATCGTCATCACCGTGGATAATAGAAGCGCTACCGGAATCAGCAAAATACTGGAAAATACCGTTGTCCGCATGCAAGCCAGCGACGGTGAATTACGCGATCTAGAGGATGCCGTGGCTTGGATTAAAACGCGATCATTCGTTAACCCCGAACGTATTGGCATATGGGGTCGCAGTGGTGGCGGAACCTTTACTCTACTGGCCATGACACGAACTTCGCTTTTTAAAGCCGGTGTCGCCGTCGCTCCGCTCACTAGTTGGCATTATTATGATACCAAATATGGTGAAGCTACAATGAAGACCCCTCAGGAAAATCCGGATGGTTATCTTAAAACAGATCTCAACCGGTATGCGAAAAACCTGAGCGGAAGATTACTCCTAGTGCATGGCACGTATGACGATAATGTCCATCCGCAAAATACATGGCACTTTGTTGACGAGCTGATTCGCGCGGATAAACGTTTTGAAATGATGATGTACCCCATGCGCAAACATACGTTTACGGATACAGCGGCCAAACTGCATCTATGCAAAACCATGATTGAATTTTGGAAACGTAATTTATAG